From the genome of Poecilia reticulata strain Guanapo linkage group LG22, Guppy_female_1.0+MT, whole genome shotgun sequence:
CACACAAACATGGAGTTAACCACGCAGACGTCTCAacgaaaaaaatctaatttacagataaagttgcatttttctgtaaaagcaTTCTACAGGAAACAGCAAATCCTGTTTACAGTTCAGAGCTTATCAGGAGCGAGCACCATTATGGTTGTCAGTGAGTTGTCAAAACAAGAGCAAAGTTCAACTTCAAATGGATGAATGAAGTTTGGACCTGATTTTCTTTACTGCTGACACTTTTCACTAGAtagcaaaacaatatttaaaatcaacacGGTGCCTTCTTTTAAACTTGACCAGGTTTGAAAGAAGGCTTTGCCTCTGTATCGATACATTTGATAAAGCAGATCAAAACTCCGAACTGGTTTTAGATCATATTTCTCCAGTAGTTCAGTTTTTTCAAGTTTCTACATCATAATTACTTATGGGGTACCACAGGGTTCAGTACTCGACACGGGTCTTTCTGAAATTATTGCACACAATGGAATTAATATCTACTGTTAATTTGCCGCATTTATTGGGCATGGGCGTCATTTTTCACTTGAGCAACATTGCCAAAATTAGAAGTGTCCACTCCATGAGTAAtgcaaaaaaactcaaagaaaaactattttaattctgtgaacaaaaacaaaaattacatgcTACATGCTAGTTTCAACCATATCAAAGATCTGCTTGTTCCACGTGTTGCAAACGGAGCACTTCACACCCAAAACTGTTTACCCAACAAGCAAACTATGAGATTTACTTTGACCACTAAAGACAATCTAAGCACTTTTCTTCCCACTGATAATTTTACACTCTCAGCTCCCTTATTCACAGCTATTGCTTCCATTAACTTGTGTTCCGAGTTTTTCATTATTGGGAGAAATGATGACTCACAGTCAATGGAAAACTTTATTTGCTCTTTCTTATGCAAAAATCCCAATATTTAAAGGGTCTGTCAGCTGCAATGACACAGAAAAATCACAGAACTCTCATGCAGGAAGGTGAGGGTGTTATGCTTCCTACAGGACGAAAACTGTGCTGAGCAGGTTGTAGGCCATGGAAAATGTGGTTAACATTCCCACCCCGTAGGAAAGCCCTCTGCTGGGCTGGGGAAAGGCCAGGATGTAGGCAAAGCTGTGGAAGATCCGAGAGGCTGTGAATACACGGAAGTGAATCAAAGCGGTGGTGAGGTTGGGTCCAGACAGGGCGTAAAGCAGACCGATGAAGAAGAATGGAACAATGTTCTCCAGGTCGTTGTGGTGACACctgcaggataaaaaaaaaaaaaaaaaaaaaagtgatacaTCTTTTCAAGACTCAAGGTTATTTTCAAGCATTTAATTTCAGCTATGCACATTTACAAAGGGTTTGCATACAGGAGCAAATCTTTTATCATTTCAGGAAGTAGTAGCAGGATATGGTAATGACGGTTGATGTCCTTTTTGTCGGATAATACATGTGGAAATGTACTTCTTCTTCAACACTCAGGACAATTTATAAGATGAAATGAACCTTTTCAGGTAGACTACGCCAACATTGCATATTTTCTGGGAGTCTCC
Proteins encoded in this window:
- the LOC103458968 gene encoding microsomal glutathione S-transferase 1, which codes for MATLMENEVFKAFATYAAIVTLKMMLMGPVTAYFRITRGSFSNEEDVARKTDEEKKKLLRAHPDVERAQRCHHNDLENIVPFFFIGLLYALSGPNLTTALIHFRVFTASRIFHSFAYILAFPQPSRGLSYGVGMLTTFSMAYNLLSTVFVL